In the genome of Deinococcus hopiensis KR-140, the window GTATGGGATTTTGCAGTTGGCGAAAGCGATCCAGCGTTCTGATCTTGTGAAGAGCCCCGCTCCTGCATGGCCAGCACCCATCACGCCCGGTTCTCGCCAATGGCACGAATCGGCTTTCGCGCCGCGCCAACAGCGGAACGCCCTGGTGAGGCGCCGACGATCAGCGTAGACATCACGAAGTGACACCTGCGTGACACCAGGTGCTTTGCACGTTATTGCGACAGCGCGCTGACCTCCATGGCCGTCTTGGTTCCGATCTGGCCCCGATGACAGAGGACGCCGTGGAATTGATTCGTTCTCAGCAAGGTGGTCGTGCTGACCTGCGGTTGCGTTTCAAGAGCGTGCCCTTGGGGAACATTCGGGTGAAGCCCCCATGATACTGAGTTAAGATGAGTTCCGAATATGAGAGCTGCTGCCTTGATTCCGCACCATACATCTAAAGAGCTTGGAGTTGCGTATCGCCAAGCCAAATGTTCTATTGAACGCTCTCGTTGGCGGATTATCTGGCTCAAAAGCAAAGGAAAGTCGATTCCAGATATTGTTGACGCAACCAAATTTTCGCGTATAACGATCAGTACGTTGATTGCTGCTTGCAATGCCAAAGGCGAGCAGGTTCTTCTGGATAAGCGTTAGTTTAATAAGCCTGATACCGCTCTGAAACCAGACCAGCAAGAGGCATTATTTCAGGCTCTTCAGAAACCACCTGAGAGGGGTGGTCTCTGGACCAGCAAGAAAGTCAAGATACACATCCAGGAGCATTTTGGGATTGAAGTAACTGAGATGTGTGCCTGGGGCCACTTGAAAAGACTTGGCTTTACTGTTCAGGTTCCTCGACATACTCGTACGGAGGTGGCTTCTTCCAGAGAACAGGGGGCGTTCATAAAAAAGTCGGGGCGGCGCTGAGCGTTGCTCAGGCCGCCTACCCCGAAAAGCAAGTTCGCCTTTGAGTCCAGCACGAAGGACGTTTTGGCCTTAAACCGGTGTTGAAGCGCCTCTGGGCGCTTCTGGGTAGGCGATCTGCGGTTGCTCAACTCTTCGCTAGATTCCCACCTGCCGATCAAGGGCAGCCCAGTGGAATGGTAATCACCCCCGTCCTCACGCCCTGGCTGGTGCCGGAGCGTGGCGGTGAAGCAACCGCGCGCGGTTTCCTCAACTCCTGATCCGGCTGCCCGGGTGGTGCGTGGACCTGGCCGCCGGGGCAAGTGACGGTCGCGGTGCAGGCGAGTGGGGAGACGCGGCGGCCTTCCGTCCACGACCTGCTGCCGTTCCGGACGTTGCCAGAACTGCCTCAACCCCACCTCCCATTCCCCCAGGCGACCCGGTGCTGACGCGTTTTGTTCGCTACCGTGCCTGGACCAACCACCATCCAGCGAGCAGCGCGAGGAGCAGCGCCGGCAGCAGTCCCAAGGCCAGAATCTGAGAGATCACCCGCTCGTCGACATTTCGGCCGCTCTGCATGTACGTCAGGGCCAACCACCCGGTGAGAGCAGCGCCCGCAAACAGCAGCGCGCCGAACAGGGGACGTGCCCAGGGCAGCGCCCGCCCGATGAGCAGGCCGAGCAAAAACAACGCCACGGTGGTCAGAACGCCGGCCCCGGCCTCTATCAGCGCCAGGACGATGACCATACGGACCTCTCGTGCGCCGCTAGCAGCGCGTGGCCGCAGTCCACGCAGTAGCGGGCCACGGGCGAGGTGATGGCGCAGGCGCAAGCGGGGCACCGCGTCACGTAGGCAGAGCCGTCGTTCGGACAGTGGCGCTCCCGTGAGGCGCGGGGAACCGCACGGTAGCACTGCGGGCACAGAGCGAAGGCCAGTTCCCCTTCCGGCGGTCCCTGAAAAGAACGGCTGGGCGAGCGGGCCATATCAGCGCTGGCCAAGTGCCGTGCCCGTCTTGACCGGGCCGCAGGTGGGCGAGGTACCGCGTAACGTCTTGCCGCCCGCTGGCGCGTAGCCCACGGCAGACGCGGGAGCGGCGTGGATCAGAACAGAGCGGTTCAGGCTGAGGTGCATGGGAAGACTCCTGGGGGAGGGGCGGCGCGGCACTCCAACTTCCGGGAGAAGCCAGGCTCGGCAGACGCGCGCCCACAGAAGAGGAGGACCGCCCGTCTCCCGCTGACGGGCGATACAGACTTTGGTGAAACCGTTTTTTCAAGTGTTCGGTCCAGGCGGGGCGGTAAAGCCCCACAACAAAGCGAGGAGGAAAAAACGGGTTCTGGGAAAGGAGCCCCTTTGCGCAATGCTCAGCGCACGTCGAAGCCAATGCTGGCCGTGGGGCGGGCCGGTACGTTTGCGCCCGGTGCGGGGGCCACGTAGAGGTCGGCGCGGTAGTGCCCCTTCGGCCAGCCTGCCGTGGGCCTGGAGAGTGAGAACGTCAGGGTGTTGTGCACAACGCGCCCACTGGTAACGGGCAGGCCCAGCTTCATGCGGTCAATCTCCGTGTTGGGCGGAACGCCGGCACCCACGGATTCGGCGATCCAGACCACCTGAGCCGCTGCGCCCTTGGTGCCGTTGACATCGGCGAGCACATACACTTTGGGCGTGTCGGTCCGCAACGCCTTGACGGCGGCTCCGCTGGGCGTGGTGGTCACGCGCAGGTTGTTCACACCAGGCGCTCCGGCAAGGGCGGTAGAGAGCATCAGCAGGGCGGGCAGGGGCAGGATGGTTCGCATGGTGGGTCTCCTTGTCGCGGCGAGCGTTTCCCGCCTGATAAGGAGTGTGCCGCCCAGCTGCTCACGGCCCAATGGTAGGAAACGGGGGAAAGGAAACGGGGGGAGAGGGCCGCTTCCCTTACCCCCCCTCTGCCAGAAACTCGGACCAGCTTTCGGGGAGTTCCCCGCCCACTTCGCGCAGCCGTTCCCTGGCCTGTCGGTATACGGCGAGCGCGCCCTTGCGGTTGCCCGCCGCGCGCAGGGCCCGCAGCGTAGCGGCGAGGGCGGCGTCGCTGTACGGCTCGGCCTCCAGCAGCAGGCGGCCAGCGCGAGCAGCGGCGCGGGGATCCGAACTCAGGACCGATTCCACAGCCTCCTGGAGCGCGTCCAGGAGCAGGCCGCGCACCGCCCCGTCCTGGCCGCCACCCAGGTCCTGCAGGTACGTGCCGCGCCACAGGTTGCAGTCGCCCGTGTCCAGGAAATCCACGGCGTCCAGGCGGGCGGGGCCGAGCGCGTAGCCGTCTTCGGTGGTCTGGATTGCCGCTGGCCCAAGCGTTCGGCGCAGGTGGTACACGAGTTGCTGGACCCGTGCCGGCGCTTCCAGATCCTCCTCACCGGGGAAGAGCGCTTCCGCGAGGTCCAGGGCGCTCACGCTGTGACGGCCCCCCAGGCGGGCCTCCACCAGCTGGGCCAGCAGTTCACGGCGCCTGGCTCCGCCCAGGCGCACCTCTTCACCGCCCACCATCAGGCGTAATGGACCAAGGACGTCAATGCGCAGGTCAGGTATGGCGGGCGCACCCCGCAACTCCGCCTGCCCCAGTGCGGGAAAGAGGCGGCGGGCCACGTTGGCAGCGTGGACGTGGCCCGCGGCTTCCAGGCGGATCAGCCGAAGGCGGGCGGTGGACGTGTCGCCCAGAAGCGCGTCGAGGTCCAGAGCGGAGCGGTCCGCTTGCAGGGGGCCTTCCTCCTCACCAATCAGGGCTTCGGCAGACCGCAGCGCCTCTTCCGCCTCTTCCCGCCTCCCCAGCCGCGCGAGGGCCAGACCCCGGACCCACTGCCGCCGCCCCGGACTGGGATCAGGCGCAGGGAGTTCGCCGAGCAGGGTCAGGGCCGCCTCCGCATTGCCCACGCGCGCCTCCGCCAGCGCGGCGAGCCACACGGCTTCTCCCCGCATCAGTTCACCGCCAGCGCGGCGGGCCAGGTTCAGGACCGCGTGTGCCTGGCGCAACGCGCGTTCAGCACCGTGGGGACAGGCGGTTTCGAGGGCGAGGAACACCAGCCCCCGCACGCTGGTGCTCGCCAGGAAGAGGCGGTCTCCCCGCCGCTCCAGTTCGCGCTGTGAGCGGAGCAGCAACTCCTCGGCCTCGCCGTAGCGGCCCAGGTACAGGAGCGTCAGCCCGATTGCGCCCTCCTGCCGGGCCACCCGCCGCCCGTCGCCCAGCCGCTCCAGCATGGCCAGCGACGCGCGGTTGTACCTCAGGGCCTCGGGGTAGCGTCCCGCTGCCGAGTGCAGGTAAGCCGCTTGCGAGGAGGCCAGCTCACGCAAACGGGTCAGGGTCTGCGGTTCGTCCGCCGTGCCCTCACCCAGTACCCCCATCGCCCGTTCCAGCCGCAGCAAGGCCTCAGCGCGGTTGCCCCGGAAAAAGGCCACCCCCACACTTGCGAGCAGCAGGTCGGCGTGTTCAGACACGCCGAGGCCTGGCTGCGCGAGGCGTTCAGAGACCAGGGCTTCAGCCTCCTCCAGGCGGCCAACGCGCATGAGGGAATCGGCCACGCCATACACGTCAGCAGGACTCGCGTGCGCGTGCAATTCGGGGTGCGCGTCCCACAGGGCCAGCGCGCCCGCGGCGTCTTGCCGGGTCACGCGCAGGGTGATGAGGGCGAGGTGCCAGCGGCCGACCACCCGGGCGCGCCACGTTTCGGGCAGCGCGCGCAGGGTCGCCTCCGCCTCCGCCTCGCGGCCGAGTTCCCAGGCAAGTTCGGCACGCAACAGGGCGGCCTCGGCGCGCAGGTCGTCGGGGGCGCTGAA includes:
- a CDS encoding helix-turn-helix domain-containing protein yields the protein MRAAALIPHHTSKELGVAYRQAKCSIERSRWRIIWLKSKGKSIPDIVDATKFSRITISTLIAACNAKGEQVLLDKR
- a CDS encoding helix-turn-helix domain-containing protein; amino-acid sequence: MKPDQQEALFQALQKPPERGGLWTSKKVKIHIQEHFGIEVTEMCAWGHLKRLGFTVQVPRHTRTEVASSREQGAFIKKSGRR
- a CDS encoding BTAD domain-containing putative transcriptional regulator; the protein is MTDPASPLRSPLLTRLRPALSRRTVPPQAIWGEAGVGKSHLARQVLAELGCRTRFIAAAAPDAALAQLLDGGKRPPWVRGVMERVRAGETASPSALADALAAGLGALAPLALLVEDLHQAEPERQDLWTQVASTLRRSRGVGLLVTSRPRPPEVFAAWKLEGLAPPDALALLEAEAGGTLPEDAAQWILARASGNPLFLNEYLRFLTRGGWVWSDGRQWHWRAPGGEVMPDTVEALIFRRLQTGGDGGRAVLAAGSLLGPGQWERPGLWQDLSGLPPATFIHVRAQLEASGVLVSGGFAHPLFAEVTRRDLTAHERRGMAKRGVHALREQPREAAGFVSGAELPPEEAAALLFRAAGEAQAAGAEREAAHWWTARLPFLPADEWAGAALHAARAWRPHDPGRAEEQARSVFEDFSAPDDLRAEAALLRAELAWELGREAEAEATLRALPETWRARVVGRWHLALITLRVTRQDAAGALALWDAHPELHAHASPADVYGVADSLMRVGRLEEAEALVSERLAQPGLGVSEHADLLLASVGVAFFRGNRAEALLRLERAMGVLGEGTADEPQTLTRLRELASSQAAYLHSAAGRYPEALRYNRASLAMLERLGDGRRVARQEGAIGLTLLYLGRYGEAEELLLRSQRELERRGDRLFLASTSVRGLVFLALETACPHGAERALRQAHAVLNLARRAGGELMRGEAVWLAALAEARVGNAEAALTLLGELPAPDPSPGRRQWVRGLALARLGRREEAEEALRSAEALIGEEEGPLQADRSALDLDALLGDTSTARLRLIRLEAAGHVHAANVARRLFPALGQAELRGAPAIPDLRIDVLGPLRLMVGGEEVRLGGARRRELLAQLVEARLGGRHSVSALDLAEALFPGEEDLEAPARVQQLVYHLRRTLGPAAIQTTEDGYALGPARLDAVDFLDTGDCNLWRGTYLQDLGGGQDGAVRGLLLDALQEAVESVLSSDPRAAARAGRLLLEAEPYSDAALAATLRALRAAGNRKGALAVYRQARERLREVGGELPESWSEFLAEGG